In the Candidatus Electrothrix sp. GW3-4 genome, one interval contains:
- a CDS encoding ATP-binding protein — MQKRHQKSHSKKRNVLLLKRIVPLTLLLLIGAFFYGDLVETNKINQIVNQDTFYIGQGVGTLSYNLKQISRDLLYLAGQSSLLDQITHPDQQNLERLSENFIHFSRIKGYYDQIRWIDETGMERVRVDYASDGPKTTPPHLLQNKNGRYYVTETLKLSLGEIFISPLDLNIERGQLEYPFKPTIRIATPLTDHSGKRRGLLIINYAARYMLDNFLATTFKIRNRVSVLNREGYWLISPNAADEWGFMFNLRNMRLEKKFPTTWQKIQQTEKGTLQNKDGLWIWSTVHPLDGIQTSGAGELHLLHHTPDNYLWKVVSHISKQELTELTSTIRLKIISVTLLLFLAICYASCNLAKVEQKMWEANSALEQEVRERTALLNDKVTDLQRAKSNLEVSQSRSTAIINALSRVGEGLIIIDSNHRVRYMNQVMMNWFGDMTGKNSGFLTDDQQSPWDCIYVKNAIEQEKSVCFLPSSGAERIFEITSTKFTEDDTGPAILQVIHDITDRKKKERQLQENQEKYRRLVENIGDKFVVFSQSPDEEVWTYASDSLCSVFGCAVDKTKSNIAWSKIINWLPESLEQHRFHLSRIKEGKSDFIQHAMQFHHPGGELRTIRVSSHPVYNDDGTLLAINGILEDTTEYEYITEKLAEAQQRAEAANKAKSEFLANMSHEIRTPMNAILGMSSLALETTLDAEQKNYIEKVYSSAESLLGIINDILDFSKIEAGKLEIETIPFRLDKVFEHFTNIIGLKASEKGLHLDIDISPEVPERLKGDPLRLRQILINLGNNAVKFTSRGHVKIDVERLHEQDEIVLLEFCVTDTGIGMNSQQQSKLFKSFSQGDSSTTRQFGGTGLGLSISKKLVEMMGGTIWFESGAGQGSRFYFTLPFVAYSPEQPGRQKKKNATNSEEEFLNLKGAKVLLVEDNELNQELAKLLLTRKGIVVTVANNGAEALEILQTSSFDCVLMDIQMPVMDGYTACQEIRKFPQYQDLPVIALTANVLTRDQKKSKEAGMNEHIGKPFNEKEMFTVMSKYLRKQRNNT, encoded by the coding sequence ATGCAGAAAAGACACCAAAAATCACATTCTAAAAAACGAAACGTCCTCCTTCTGAAACGTATCGTTCCACTCACCCTTCTCCTGCTTATCGGGGCATTTTTTTACGGCGATCTTGTAGAAACAAATAAGATAAACCAGATTGTTAACCAAGATACCTTTTATATCGGACAAGGAGTGGGCACCCTCTCCTATAATCTCAAACAAATCTCCAGAGACCTGCTCTATCTTGCTGGTCAAAGCAGTCTGCTTGATCAAATAACACATCCTGATCAACAAAACCTGGAACGACTCTCTGAAAACTTCATCCATTTTTCTCGGATCAAAGGGTATTACGATCAGATTCGCTGGATCGACGAAACAGGGATGGAGCGAGTACGTGTCGATTACGCATCTGATGGTCCCAAGACGACACCGCCACATCTCTTGCAGAATAAAAACGGTCGTTATTATGTTACTGAAACATTAAAACTTTCTCTGGGAGAGATCTTCATCTCACCTCTTGACCTCAATATTGAACGTGGTCAGTTGGAATACCCCTTTAAACCGACAATCCGTATAGCCACCCCCCTTACCGACCACTCAGGCAAACGACGTGGCCTTTTGATCATTAATTACGCGGCCCGGTACATGCTGGACAATTTTCTCGCCACCACCTTCAAAATCAGAAACCGGGTGTCTGTGTTGAATAGGGAGGGGTACTGGTTGATTAGCCCGAATGCTGCTGATGAATGGGGTTTCATGTTCAATCTCAGAAATATGAGGTTGGAAAAAAAATTCCCCACAACCTGGCAAAAAATCCAACAAACAGAGAAAGGTACCTTGCAGAATAAAGATGGTTTATGGATCTGGAGCACGGTACATCCCCTGGACGGCATTCAGACAAGTGGGGCTGGCGAGCTGCATCTTCTCCACCACACACCGGACAACTATCTCTGGAAGGTGGTCTCCCATATCAGCAAACAGGAGCTGACAGAGCTCACTTCCACAATCCGTCTCAAGATTATCAGCGTTACTCTCCTTCTCTTCCTGGCTATCTGTTATGCTTCCTGTAACCTGGCTAAGGTTGAACAAAAAATGTGGGAGGCCAACTCCGCTCTTGAACAGGAGGTCCGTGAGCGCACAGCCCTCCTCAATGACAAGGTTACGGACCTCCAACGAGCCAAAAGCAATCTCGAAGTGAGTCAGTCCCGATCCACAGCCATTATCAATGCCCTCTCCAGGGTAGGTGAAGGACTCATCATCATTGACTCGAATCATAGGGTTCGCTACATGAATCAGGTAATGATGAACTGGTTCGGCGATATGACAGGCAAGAACAGCGGCTTCCTCACAGATGATCAACAGTCTCCCTGGGACTGCATATATGTAAAAAACGCTATTGAACAGGAAAAATCTGTCTGCTTTCTCCCCTCTTCCGGTGCTGAAAGAATCTTTGAAATCACTTCAACAAAATTTACAGAAGATGACACGGGCCCTGCAATCCTCCAGGTCATCCATGATATTACCGACCGGAAAAAAAAGGAAAGGCAGCTGCAAGAAAATCAGGAAAAATATCGCAGACTGGTCGAAAATATCGGTGACAAATTCGTCGTTTTCAGCCAGTCTCCTGATGAGGAGGTCTGGACCTATGCCAGCGACAGCCTCTGCTCGGTCTTTGGCTGCGCAGTAGACAAAACCAAGAGCAACATAGCTTGGAGCAAAATCATCAATTGGCTCCCGGAATCCTTGGAGCAACACCGCTTTCATCTTTCCAGAATCAAAGAGGGAAAATCGGACTTCATCCAGCATGCTATGCAGTTCCACCATCCAGGCGGTGAGTTACGCACGATCAGGGTCTCCTCCCATCCGGTTTATAATGACGATGGAACCTTGTTAGCCATCAACGGAATCCTGGAAGATACGACTGAATACGAATACATTACCGAAAAACTGGCAGAGGCTCAGCAACGCGCCGAAGCAGCCAACAAGGCAAAGTCAGAATTTCTTGCCAATATGAGTCATGAAATTCGTACGCCGATGAATGCAATCCTCGGTATGTCCAGCCTGGCTCTGGAGACGACCCTTGATGCAGAACAGAAAAACTATATCGAGAAGGTCTATAGCTCAGCGGAATCTCTTCTCGGTATTATTAATGACATCCTCGACTTCTCCAAAATAGAGGCGGGAAAACTTGAAATCGAGACCATTCCCTTCCGCCTGGACAAGGTCTTTGAGCATTTTACCAATATCATCGGATTAAAGGCCTCAGAAAAGGGGCTCCACCTGGATATCGATATTTCACCCGAGGTACCGGAAAGACTGAAAGGCGACCCACTGCGCCTGAGACAGATATTGATCAACCTGGGAAATAATGCGGTCAAATTCACCAGCAGAGGCCACGTAAAAATAGACGTTGAACGCCTCCATGAGCAGGATGAAATCGTCTTACTTGAGTTCTGTGTTACAGATACAGGCATCGGCATGAACAGCCAACAACAAAGCAAGCTGTTTAAATCATTCAGTCAGGGAGACAGCTCTACCACCCGGCAATTCGGAGGAACCGGCCTCGGTCTCTCCATCAGTAAAAAACTGGTGGAAATGATGGGTGGCACAATCTGGTTTGAAAGTGGCGCTGGTCAAGGATCGCGTTTTTATTTCACCTTGCCCTTTGTTGCTTACTCGCCTGAACAACCGGGAAGGCAGAAGAAAAAGAACGCAACAAATTCTGAGGAAGAATTTCTCAATCTCAAGGGCGCCAAGGTCCTGCTCGTAGAAGATAATGAGCTCAACCAGGAACTCGCCAAGCTCCTCCTGACCCGCAAGGGAATTGTCGTCACGGTGGCAAACAACGGGGCAGAGGCCCTGGAAATCTTGCAAACCTCCAGCTTTGACTGCGTGCTGATGGATATCCAAATGCCGGTCATGGATGGCTACACCGCCTGTCAGGAGATTCGTAAGTTCCCGCAGTATCAAGATCTGCCAGTCATTGCTCTCACTGCCAATGTCCTGACGAGAGATCAGAAAAAAAGCAAAGAGGCAGGCATGAATGAACATATCGGCAAGCCCTTTAACGAAAAAGAGATGTTCACTGTTATGTCAAAGTATCTCAGGAAACAGAGAAATAACACCTAG
- a CDS encoding response regulator has protein sequence MNNKEEIMVVDDTLENLRLLTEMLSSEGYKVRPTQEPRLALDSALAAPPDLLLLDVKMPDIDGYELCRRLKQDARTAEVPVIFISALQELRDKVRGFEAGGVDFISKPIQREEVLARVKTHLQLWRMQKFLEERVAERTAELQQSYEAIQISEQKYRSLFDYTLDMIHLVGLDGNISDANLTELQALGYAKEEYIGKPLLDIIPPDKREKTAAVLKKVFSGETVRSYETVFITKSGRIINVEISAFPQFEDERVTFAQEIARDITERKKEEKEKKKLEHQLRQTQRLEAVGTLAGGIAHDFNNILTPILGYAELVQQEFSRSSTPWQDLQVIIDAGNRAKELVQQILSISRQHEHQRQPLQIHLIVKEALKLLRASLPTTIEIQQNIQATPGVVHADPTKIHQIIMNLCTNAYHAMQEKGGVLGVSLNLVEVNENDEKLLSMILPTGQYLRLEISDTGHGMDKETLDRLFDPYFTTKEKGKGTGLGLAIVHSIVHSYGGHISVDSRLAKGSVFHVYLPYFQSSSEVFSSAGEEILPMGTENILLLDDEEVIVTMEQQILRELGYRVTGLTSSKDAWELLRDQPDLFDLVITDMTMPHMTGLDLANRYLTLRPDSSIILCTGYSSLITGNEAKSSGIRAFLMKPISRKELAKTVRKVLDEQRV, from the coding sequence ATGAACAATAAAGAAGAAATTATGGTGGTGGATGATACCCTGGAAAATCTCCGTCTGCTGACAGAGATGCTTTCCTCGGAAGGATATAAGGTCCGCCCGACCCAGGAACCGCGTCTGGCCCTTGATTCAGCACTTGCCGCTCCCCCGGATCTTCTTTTGCTTGATGTCAAGATGCCAGATATCGATGGATACGAACTCTGCCGGAGGCTAAAGCAGGATGCGCGCACGGCTGAGGTACCTGTTATCTTTATCAGTGCATTACAGGAGCTGCGTGACAAAGTCAGGGGCTTCGAGGCCGGGGGGGTGGATTTTATCTCCAAACCAATCCAGCGTGAAGAGGTCCTTGCACGAGTAAAAACGCATCTCCAGCTTTGGCGCATGCAAAAATTCCTGGAGGAGCGTGTTGCCGAACGCACTGCGGAACTGCAACAATCCTATGAAGCAATCCAGATAAGCGAACAAAAATACAGGAGCCTGTTCGATTATACCCTGGACATGATTCATCTCGTTGGGTTGGATGGAAATATTTCCGATGCCAACCTAACAGAGCTCCAAGCCCTGGGATATGCAAAAGAAGAATATATTGGCAAACCTCTGCTTGATATCATTCCTCCAGACAAGCGCGAAAAGACTGCCGCAGTCCTCAAAAAGGTCTTTTCCGGTGAAACGGTGAGGAGTTATGAAACCGTTTTCATCACAAAGTCCGGCAGGATCATTAACGTGGAAATCAGCGCATTTCCCCAGTTTGAAGACGAAAGAGTGACCTTTGCTCAGGAAATTGCTCGGGACATTACAGAACGAAAAAAGGAGGAAAAGGAGAAAAAAAAACTTGAACACCAGCTTCGTCAGACCCAACGTCTGGAAGCGGTCGGAACCTTGGCTGGCGGTATAGCACATGATTTTAACAATATCCTCACACCGATCCTTGGTTACGCCGAGTTGGTGCAGCAGGAATTTTCGCGCAGCAGTACTCCCTGGCAAGACCTGCAGGTGATCATTGATGCCGGAAATCGGGCCAAGGAGCTGGTGCAGCAAATTCTCTCCATCAGTCGGCAGCATGAACATCAACGCCAGCCCTTACAAATTCACCTGATTGTCAAAGAGGCCTTGAAATTACTCCGGGCATCCCTGCCAACGACCATTGAAATCCAACAGAATATCCAGGCAACACCTGGTGTGGTACATGCCGATCCGACCAAAATCCATCAGATCATCATGAACCTCTGTACCAATGCCTATCATGCCATGCAGGAAAAAGGCGGCGTTTTAGGCGTCTCCTTAAACCTTGTAGAAGTTAATGAGAATGACGAGAAATTATTATCTATGATCTTGCCAACCGGCCAATATCTGCGGCTGGAGATCAGTGATACCGGTCATGGTATGGATAAGGAGACCTTGGACCGGCTCTTTGACCCGTATTTCACAACCAAAGAAAAAGGAAAGGGGACAGGACTGGGGTTGGCCATTGTCCATAGTATAGTCCATAGCTACGGTGGCCATATTTCCGTGGACAGCAGGCTGGCAAAAGGGAGCGTTTTTCATGTATATCTGCCGTACTTCCAATCATCCTCGGAGGTATTTTCTTCAGCAGGAGAAGAAATTTTACCCATGGGTACAGAGAATATCTTACTCTTGGATGATGAAGAAGTGATTGTAACAATGGAGCAGCAAATTCTCAGGGAACTCGGTTATAGGGTTACCGGATTGACCAGCAGCAAAGATGCCTGGGAACTGCTCCGCGATCAACCGGACCTGTTCGATCTGGTTATTACTGATATGACCATGCCGCACATGACCGGGCTTGACCTGGCAAACAGGTATCTCACCCTGAGACCGGATTCCTCCATAATTCTCTGCACAGGATACAGCAGTTTAATCACAGGAAACGAGGCAAAGTCTTCCGGGATACGTGCCTTTCTGATGAAGCCGATCAGTCGGAAAGAACTGGCAAAGACCGTCCGTAAGGTACTGGACGAGCAAAGGGTATAA
- a CDS encoding transporter substrate-binding domain-containing protein: MTTRNNRKTSRQNSSGQPLFLHLVCVIFSLAIGCKSSTAADKNPVISASELDYPPFSIVRNDGSADGFSVELMRAALTAMGRKVIFTVGPWETIKQDLEQGRLDALPLVGRSPEREAIFDFTVPYLRLYGAVFVRKDEDGIKTPQDLKGRRVGVMQGDNAEEFMRRRKLTDRLVTTRTFEEAMQKLAAGKLDAVVVQRLVGLNLIERLQLDNLKTAIAPLQGLRQDFCFAVTEGDKGLLALLNEGLMVVMADGTYEHLRTKWLGILDRKERQRTQLLKGVAGATSLLALFLMLLYIYQIWKTHRSLKERVKKRTAELEIVNSALQKRSKELSRVNDQLSQQQIFFEAVLENIQDGIVACDRHGILTLFNKSTRKFHGIGEKSIPPDQWADHYNLYSADGVTLMRKEEIPLFRAFCGEVVQDQEMVIAPEHGKRRTLLASGQVMHDRNGRKLGAVVSMHDITDTKNAEAALRKERDAAEAANLAKSIFLANMSHELRTPLNAILGFSGMLAKDPQTTGNQQEKLTIINRSGAHLLAMINDILDLSKIEAGRTELDPEPFELPRLLEEIGEMMRSRARSKNLMFSLETAPKTERFVNGDAGKLRQILINLLGNAVKFTDKGGVVLRARTVAQGQGLRLELEIEDTGPGIPPKDLEAVFKPFFQAGSGRDSKGTGLGLAISRSFAKLMGGSIEAQSSIGKGSIFQVSLCLSPAQAEAVTTAQTWDPEVIRLAEGQPEQRILIVEDNPDNRLLLTTLLTQVGFSVQEAVNGEEAVVMFQQWHPHFIWMDIRMPVLDGYEATRRIRALPGKNIPIVALTASAFRQQHRRILAAGCDEVVHKPFRSSEVFSVMEKYLGVRYIYKEELESRTAEPRITVTAAMIDNLSPEQQERLGRAAQNLDIAETEEIIKEIRRKYPETGKGLLVLAREFHFGRILELLNRTKDRAN; this comes from the coding sequence ATGACAACAAGAAATAACCGAAAAACGTCCCGACAAAACAGCTCAGGCCAGCCGCTATTTTTGCACCTAGTCTGTGTTATTTTTTCGCTTGCTATCGGTTGCAAGAGCAGCACAGCAGCGGACAAAAATCCGGTCATATCCGCATCTGAACTGGATTATCCACCTTTTTCCATTGTGCGGAATGATGGTTCTGCCGATGGATTTTCGGTTGAACTGATGCGGGCAGCATTGACGGCCATGGGCCGGAAGGTCATTTTCACTGTCGGACCTTGGGAAACAATTAAACAGGACCTTGAACAAGGACGCCTGGATGCCCTGCCCCTGGTCGGTCGTTCACCAGAACGGGAGGCTATATTTGACTTCACAGTACCTTATCTCAGACTTTACGGGGCTGTTTTTGTGCGTAAAGACGAAGACGGGATCAAAACGCCTCAAGACCTCAAAGGTCGCCGGGTGGGGGTGATGCAGGGCGATAATGCCGAAGAATTTATGCGCCGAAGAAAGCTCACGGACAGGCTGGTAACAACCCGAACCTTTGAAGAGGCCATGCAAAAGCTGGCTGCAGGAAAACTGGATGCAGTGGTTGTTCAACGCCTGGTCGGGCTCAATCTGATTGAACGCTTACAACTGGATAACCTGAAAACAGCCATTGCACCGCTCCAGGGTCTCCGTCAGGATTTCTGTTTTGCTGTTACCGAAGGCGACAAGGGGTTACTGGCCCTCCTGAACGAAGGATTGATGGTGGTCATGGCGGACGGAACCTATGAGCATCTGCGCACGAAATGGCTGGGAATTCTGGACAGGAAGGAACGACAGCGAACGCAGTTACTGAAGGGTGTGGCCGGAGCGACTTCACTCTTGGCTCTTTTCCTGATGTTGTTGTATATCTATCAAATATGGAAAACCCACCGTTCACTCAAGGAGCGTGTCAAGAAACGTACTGCTGAATTGGAAATCGTGAATTCTGCCTTACAGAAACGCAGCAAAGAACTTTCCAGGGTGAATGACCAGCTCTCCCAGCAGCAAATTTTTTTTGAGGCGGTGTTGGAAAACATCCAGGATGGCATTGTGGCCTGTGACAGGCACGGCATACTTACCTTGTTCAATAAGTCAACGCGCAAGTTTCACGGGATAGGTGAAAAAAGCATCCCTCCTGACCAATGGGCGGATCATTATAATCTATATTCAGCCGACGGAGTAACCCTGATGCGCAAGGAGGAGATTCCGCTGTTTCGTGCCTTCTGTGGTGAAGTCGTGCAAGATCAGGAAATGGTTATTGCACCAGAGCATGGCAAACGGCGAACCCTGCTGGCATCGGGGCAAGTCATGCATGATAGGAACGGACGCAAACTCGGTGCGGTTGTTTCCATGCATGATATCACTGATACCAAAAACGCCGAGGCAGCATTACGCAAGGAAAGAGATGCTGCTGAGGCGGCCAACCTGGCCAAGAGCATCTTCCTGGCCAACATGTCCCATGAGCTGCGTACTCCCTTGAACGCCATTCTCGGTTTTTCCGGAATGTTGGCCAAGGACCCGCAGACGACAGGCAATCAACAGGAGAAACTCACCATTATCAACCGCAGCGGTGCGCACCTGTTGGCGATGATCAACGACATCCTTGATCTTTCCAAGATTGAAGCAGGCAGAACAGAGCTGGATCCTGAACCCTTTGAACTGCCGAGGCTGCTGGAGGAAATCGGAGAGATGATGCGTTCCCGGGCCAGGAGCAAAAATCTTATGTTCAGCCTGGAGACTGCACCGAAAACCGAACGCTTTGTCAACGGAGATGCGGGCAAACTGCGCCAGATCCTGATCAACCTGCTGGGTAATGCGGTAAAATTCACCGACAAGGGCGGTGTGGTCCTGCGGGCCCGGACCGTGGCTCAAGGACAAGGACTGCGGCTTGAACTGGAGATAGAAGACACGGGTCCTGGTATCCCGCCTAAAGATCTGGAGGCTGTCTTCAAGCCATTTTTTCAGGCGGGCAGCGGCCGCGACAGCAAGGGGACCGGTCTCGGCTTGGCCATTTCCCGTTCCTTTGCAAAACTTATGGGCGGCAGTATAGAGGCACAGAGCAGCATAGGAAAAGGCAGCATTTTTCAGGTCAGCCTATGCCTTTCCCCTGCCCAGGCCGAAGCAGTGACCACAGCGCAGACATGGGATCCAGAGGTGATCAGGCTCGCTGAAGGGCAGCCGGAGCAGCGTATCTTGATCGTGGAGGATAATCCTGATAACCGGCTGCTGCTGACGACCCTCCTGACCCAGGTTGGCTTTTCAGTACAGGAGGCGGTGAACGGGGAGGAGGCCGTGGTGATGTTTCAACAATGGCACCCACATTTCATCTGGATGGACATACGCATGCCAGTGCTCGACGGATATGAGGCAACCCGACGTATCCGCGCCCTGCCAGGCAAAAACATACCCATTGTGGCCCTTACGGCCAGCGCCTTCAGACAGCAGCACAGGAGAATCCTGGCTGCCGGTTGTGACGAAGTGGTGCATAAACCTTTCCGGTCCAGTGAAGTCTTCTCTGTCATGGAAAAATATCTGGGAGTACGCTATATCTATAAAGAGGAGCTGGAAAGCAGAACGGCGGAACCGAGAATCACGGTTACGGCGGCAATGATAGACAACCTGTCTCCTGAACAGCAGGAACGACTGGGCAGGGCGGCGCAAAATCTGGATATTGCAGAAACTGAAGAGATTATTAAAGAGATCCGCAGGAAATATCCAGAAACCGGAAAAGGGCTGCTGGTCCTGGCCCGTGAGTTTCACTTTGGTCGCATCCTGGAACTGCTGAACAGGACAAAAGACAGAGCCAACTGA
- a CDS encoding helix-turn-helix domain-containing protein, translated as MPKKYIVQLTPKERCHLQEVIKKLSGGSQKVRRAHILLKADANGPCWKDSRIAEAFNCRTKTVENIRQNFVLHGFQQALDGKKRATPPTPKLLNGEQEVKIIATRLGSPPPGYANWSLRLLARHVVELEIVPSISHETIRQVIKKTG; from the coding sequence ATGCCAAAAAAATACATTGTCCAATTGACTCCAAAAGAACGCTGTCATTTACAGGAGGTTATCAAAAAGCTTTCGGGGGGCAGCCAAAAAGTCCGTCGTGCTCACATCTTATTGAAAGCTGATGCAAATGGCCCCTGTTGGAAAGACAGCAGGATAGCAGAAGCATTCAACTGTAGGACAAAAACGGTTGAGAACATCCGTCAAAATTTTGTTTTGCACGGTTTTCAACAGGCTCTTGACGGAAAAAAACGTGCAACCCCGCCTACTCCGAAACTATTGAATGGGGAGCAGGAGGTTAAAATCATTGCCACTCGTCTTGGTTCACCTCCGCCGGGATACGCAAATTGGTCACTGCGCCTTTTAGCCCGACATGTTGTTGAATTGGAAATAGTTCCGTCGATCAGCCATGAAACTATTCGCCAAGTAATAAAAAAAACGGGATGA
- the asnB gene encoding asparagine synthase (glutamine-hydrolyzing) codes for MCGISGFNWNDEALIRAMTDTLEHRGPDQQGHFCSDKMSLGFRRLSIIDLSENGRQPMFNEDETVALVFNGEIYNFQELRKELKDKGHVFRSKADSEVILHGYEEWGVDVIHRLRGMFAFGLYDIPRKRLLLVRDRIGIKPLYYTYKDGRLLFASEIKAILEDPQVERRINYQAMYDYLGFEFVPAPQTMFADIHKLPAGHMLVFENGAIHEEQYWDLHFHPGENKLSFDEAVEKMREHLDYAVSSHLVSDVPLGVFLSGGLDSSCLVALMRKHLTGSFKTFTIGYEDKTFSELDYAQVVADHCQTDHQVLVLDTLKPEYVEKTLWHLDEPMTDLSTVPLYLLCKQAREHVTVCLSGEGADESFAGYDRFKASRMSRWFNLMPGPLRKQVVGRLTAMLPDQPQKKGAINMLKRFVEGANLDPAGQHLRWQYFFNAVLEANLLQSGFRSKVELDPFRQLRDYNARCDAGKDRVNQEIYLDMRFMMTDSVLMKVDRMSMASSLEVRVPLLDHVLVEFMASLPGDWKLKGMTTKYIFRAALEGLLPDKIVNRGKQGYSLPVKHLLRGDLKQYMIELLNDSTVIRENMDQSYVKRLIDEHCSMQQNHNHVLWALINIAIWHNRFFN; via the coding sequence ATGTGCGGGATAAGCGGGTTTAACTGGAATGATGAGGCCCTGATTCGGGCCATGACCGATACCCTGGAGCATCGAGGCCCAGACCAGCAGGGCCATTTCTGCTCGGACAAGATGAGTCTGGGGTTCCGGCGACTCTCTATTATTGATCTCAGTGAAAACGGGCGCCAGCCCATGTTCAATGAAGACGAGACCGTGGCCCTGGTCTTTAACGGCGAGATCTATAATTTTCAGGAGCTGCGCAAAGAGCTGAAGGATAAGGGCCATGTTTTTCGTAGTAAGGCCGATTCCGAGGTTATCCTTCATGGCTATGAGGAATGGGGTGTGGATGTCATCCATCGGCTGCGGGGCATGTTCGCCTTTGGCCTTTATGATATACCCCGCAAGCGCCTGCTGTTGGTCCGGGACCGCATCGGTATCAAGCCGCTCTATTATACCTACAAGGACGGGCGCCTCCTCTTTGCCTCGGAGATCAAGGCCATTCTGGAAGACCCGCAGGTGGAGCGGCGGATCAACTACCAGGCCATGTACGATTACCTGGGCTTTGAGTTCGTGCCTGCGCCCCAGACCATGTTCGCGGATATCCATAAGCTGCCTGCCGGGCATATGCTGGTCTTTGAGAACGGCGCCATCCATGAGGAACAGTACTGGGATCTGCACTTCCATCCCGGAGAAAATAAGCTCTCTTTTGATGAGGCCGTGGAAAAGATGCGCGAGCATCTGGACTATGCCGTGTCCAGTCACTTGGTCAGTGATGTGCCGTTGGGGGTCTTTCTCTCTGGTGGGCTGGATTCCAGCTGCCTGGTCGCCCTGATGCGTAAGCATCTGACCGGCTCCTTTAAGACCTTTACCATTGGCTATGAGGACAAGACCTTTAGTGAGCTGGATTACGCCCAGGTCGTGGCTGATCATTGCCAGACCGATCACCAGGTCCTGGTCCTGGATACCCTGAAGCCGGAGTACGTGGAAAAGACCCTCTGGCATTTGGATGAACCCATGACCGATCTCTCCACTGTGCCCCTCTACCTCCTCTGTAAGCAGGCCCGGGAGCACGTCACGGTCTGTCTTTCCGGCGAAGGGGCGGACGAGAGCTTTGCAGGTTATGACCGCTTCAAGGCCAGCCGCATGAGCAGGTGGTTCAACCTGATGCCCGGCCCGCTGCGCAAGCAGGTGGTTGGTCGCCTTACGGCCATGTTGCCGGATCAACCGCAGAAGAAGGGGGCAATCAATATGCTCAAGCGCTTTGTTGAGGGCGCGAACCTGGATCCGGCAGGACAGCATCTGCGCTGGCAGTACTTCTTTAATGCTGTGCTGGAGGCCAATCTCCTCCAGAGCGGCTTTCGCAGCAAGGTTGAGCTGGATCCGTTCCGACAGCTCCGGGACTATAATGCCCGTTGTGATGCGGGCAAGGACCGGGTGAATCAGGAGATCTACCTGGATATGCGCTTTATGATGACCGACTCGGTGCTGATGAAGGTGGACCGGATGTCCATGGCCAGCTCCCTGGAGGTCCGGGTGCCTCTGCTTGACCATGTGTTGGTGGAGTTCATGGCCTCCCTGCCCGGCGACTGGAAGCTCAAGGGCATGACCACCAAGTACATCTTTCGCGCCGCCCTGGAAGGGCTGCTGCCGGATAAGATCGTTAACCGGGGTAAGCAGGGCTACAGCCTGCCGGTCAAGCATCTCCTGCGCGGGGACCTGAAGCAATACATGATCGAGTTGCTCAACGATTCAACCGTAATCCGGGAAAATATGGATCAGAGCTATGTCAAGCGGCTGATTGATGAGCATTGTAGCATGCAGCAGAACCATAACCATGTGCTCTGGGCCCTGATCAATATTGCTATCTGGCATAATCGATTTTTTAACTGA
- a CDS encoding IS630 family transposase, with protein MNNRKIQYWVIPPKHDAEFVANMEDVIEVYERPYNPNHPFLCMDEQPVQLIKETRLPIPATINHAKRVDYEYERNGTASIFMFTEPLSGWREATARPRRTKTDWAIEVARLLEGRYAECEKITLGCDNLNTHTKGAFYEAFPPERARALVRRIEFCYTPKHGSWLNIAENELSSMTRQCLANRRIGDIETLQKEIAAWSSDVNNTQRGVEWQMKISDARCKLKSVYPKIKS; from the coding sequence ATGAACAACCGGAAAATCCAATACTGGGTTATTCCACCAAAACACGATGCGGAATTCGTGGCCAACATGGAAGATGTGATAGAGGTTTATGAAAGACCGTATAATCCTAATCATCCTTTTCTTTGTATGGACGAACAACCAGTTCAGCTGATAAAGGAAACTCGTTTACCTATCCCGGCAACTATAAATCATGCTAAACGCGTTGATTATGAGTATGAGCGTAACGGAACAGCCAGTATTTTCATGTTCACCGAGCCTCTTTCAGGCTGGCGTGAAGCCACAGCTCGTCCTCGGCGGACTAAAACAGATTGGGCGATCGAAGTGGCTCGCCTCCTTGAAGGTCGCTATGCAGAATGTGAAAAGATAACGTTGGGTTGCGATAATCTCAACACCCATACAAAGGGAGCTTTTTATGAGGCTTTTCCTCCTGAACGTGCTCGTGCATTAGTACGCCGGATTGAATTTTGTTACACACCGAAACATGGTAGCTGGCTCAATATAGCAGAAAACGAATTGAGCTCCATGACTCGACAATGTCTTGCCAATCGTCGTATAGGAGATATCGAGACGTTACAGAAAGAGATTGCCGCATGGTCAAGCGATGTGAATAACACTCAACGTGGTGTTGAGTGGCAAATGAAAATTTCTGATGCCCGTTGCAAATTAAAATCCGTTTACCCTAAAATTAAGTCGTGA